One window of Watersipora subatra chromosome 3, tzWatSuba1.1, whole genome shotgun sequence genomic DNA carries:
- the LOC137389991 gene encoding armadillo repeat-containing protein 7-like isoform X1: protein MFSSKQRLAKRTGQYGIGRLSYLQSLVQEFQSTESSNSKREILANLANFAYDPINYDYLRQLNVLDMFLDVLADKEDQDPSLKLYALTGICNSALDKRIKAFYIENGGVKLVLDYLNCDDSEMLIQAVTSLMYLVNNDSRKDIMSDSVKLRMAELVKSSDTRVKNLATIFMEDYIR, encoded by the exons ATGTTCTCTAGCAAGCAGCGCTTAGCCAAGCGCACTGGTCAGTATGGCATAGGCCGGCTAAGCTATCTACAGTCGCTTGTTCAGGAGTTTCAGTCGACAGAAAGCTCTA actCGAAGAGGGAGATTCTAGCGAATCTAGCCAACTTTGCTTATGACCCTATCAACTACGATTATCTCCGCCAACTCAATGTATTAGACATGTTTTTGG ATGTTTTGGCTGACAAGGAGGATCAAGATCCCTCGCTTAAGCTATATGCCCTCACTGGTATATGCAACTCTGCTTTGG ACAAGAGAATTAAGGCCTTCTACATAGAGAATGGAGGAGTTAAGTTAGTGCTGGACTACTTGAACTG TGATGATAGTGAAATGCTAATACAAGCTGTCACATCACTCATGTATCTGGTCAACAATGATAGCAGAAAAG ATATAATGTCAGATAGTGTCAAACTAAGAATGGCTGAGCTAGTCAAGTCATCAGACACCAGAGTGAAGAATCTGGCAACGATTTTTATGGAG
- the LOC137389991 gene encoding armadillo repeat-containing protein 7-like isoform X2 codes for MFSSKQRLAKRTGQYGIGRLSYLQSLVQEFQSTESSNSKREILANLANFAYDPINYDYLRQLNVLDMFLDVLADKEDQDPSLKLYALTGICNSALDKRIKAFYIENGGVKLVLDYLNWYDDSEMLIQAVTSLMYLVNNDSRKDIMSDSVKLRMAELVKSSDTRVKNLATIFMEDYIR; via the exons ATGTTCTCTAGCAAGCAGCGCTTAGCCAAGCGCACTGGTCAGTATGGCATAGGCCGGCTAAGCTATCTACAGTCGCTTGTTCAGGAGTTTCAGTCGACAGAAAGCTCTA actCGAAGAGGGAGATTCTAGCGAATCTAGCCAACTTTGCTTATGACCCTATCAACTACGATTATCTCCGCCAACTCAATGTATTAGACATGTTTTTGG ATGTTTTGGCTGACAAGGAGGATCAAGATCCCTCGCTTAAGCTATATGCCCTCACTGGTATATGCAACTCTGCTTTGG ACAAGAGAATTAAGGCCTTCTACATAGAGAATGGAGGAGTTAAGTTAGTGCTGGACTACTTGAACTGGTA TGATGATAGTGAAATGCTAATACAAGCTGTCACATCACTCATGTATCTGGTCAACAATGATAGCAGAAAAG ATATAATGTCAGATAGTGTCAAACTAAGAATGGCTGAGCTAGTCAAGTCATCAGACACCAGAGTGAAGAATCTGGCAACGATTTTTATGGAG
- the LOC137389909 gene encoding acid phosphatase type 7-like produces the protein MEGKVFILMALIVMPSCFLEDGQALQSFPDGTQDVFVDLIPTSPHLPEQVHLSIGEDAYSMAVMWATYEEYDEGPSYVHYGLGAGNFTQRAEAIAEDLKNANPRGCKGVFRALMTGLTPHQVHAYRVETNGHLSKNFTFLHPSDEPNRSNKFLIYGDLGKIGGGITVSRLKAEAARNLYDAVLHVGDFAYDLHNEGGRRGDKFLRRIEQIASRLPYMHCVGNHEIPYGFIHYRYRFSSPRVPWPIPRNQMWYSFDAGLAHFISYSTEVYFTDGQVYVARQYEWLQQDLAEANRNRAVRPWIIAFGHRPMYCSNINRDDCTKNVSAMRKEPYNLERLFHTSGVDLIIQAHEHSYERLHPLYNGTQVGCGYNNPSAAVHLIAGSAGCNEREMMCADVLLAPAHHWSAKRSWLPGLNGYGRLHIVNSTHLRWQQIMSISSQPLDEFTLVQHYHGLRTPSSFEEVRC, from the exons ATGGAGGGGAAAGTTTTTATACTGATGGCCTTAATAGTAATGCCATCATGTTTTTTAGAAG ATGGACAGGCTCTTCAGTCGTTTCCTGATGGAACACAAGATGTATTTGTTGACCTAATTCCAACATCTCCACATCTGCCTGAGCAAGTTCACCTTTCTATTG GAGAAGATGCCTACTCGATGGCTGTCATGTGGGCTACATATGAGGAGTACGATGAGGGTCCATCTTATGTACACTATGGACTGGGTGCTGGTAATTTTACACAAAGAGCTGAAGCTATAGCGGAGGACCTGAAGAATGCTAACCCCCGTGGATGTAAAG GTGTGTTTCGGGCTCTTATGACTGGCCTCACACCCCATCAAGTACATGCCTATCGAGTTGAGACAAATGGGCACTTGAGTAAGAACTTCACGTTTCTTCATCCAAGCGATGAGCCAAATAGGTCCAACAAATTTCTCATTTATGGAGATCTTGGCAAAATAGGGG GTGGTATCACAGTGAGCAGGCTGAAGGCTGAAGCAGCAAGGAACTTGTATGATGCAGTACTGCATGTGGGAGACTTTGCATATGATCTACATAATGAGGGTGGCAGGAGAG GTGACAAGTTCTTGAGGAGAATAGAACAAATAGCAAGCAGGCTGCCATATATGCATTGTGTTGGTAACCATGAAATACCCTATGGCTTCATTCACTACAGATACCGGTTCAGTTCTCCACGAGTACCATGGCCCATTCCCAGAAACCAG ATGTGGTACAGCTTTGATGCTGGCCTCGCCCATTTTATAAGCTATTCCACAGAGGTATACTTCACAGATGGCCAGGTGTATGTTGCTAGGCAGTATGAGTGGTTACAACAGGACCTAGCGGAAGCTAACAG GAACAGGGCAGTGCGACCATGGATTATAGCCTTTGGCCACAGACCTATGTACTGCTCCAATATTAACAGAGATGATTGTACTAAGAAC GTGTCTGCGATGAGAAAAGAACCATACAATCTAGAGAGACTTTTCCATACCTCAGGAGTCGATCTTATCATACAGGCTCATGAACATTCGTATGAGAGACTCCACCCGCTCTACAATG GTACACAAGTCGGCTGCGGATACAACAATCCGTCAGCAGCTGTCCATCTCATAGCTGGATCAGCTGGCTGCAATGAACGAGAAATGATGTGCGCTGACGTGCTGTTGGCTCCCGCACATCACTGGTCTGCTAAAAG ATCATGGCTTCCTGGGTTAAATGGTTATGGGAGACTCCATATTGTTAACTCTACGCATCTGCGTTGGCAGCAGATCATGTCCATCTCTAGTCAGCCTCTGGATGAATTTACCCTGGTGCAGCATTATCATGGGCTGAGGACTCCGAGCAGTTTTGAAGAAGTGCGCTGCTAA